Genomic DNA from Helicoverpa armigera isolate CAAS_96S chromosome 10, ASM3070526v1, whole genome shotgun sequence:
GTTATACCAATTTGAGCAAGCTATTTTAAAGCCATAAGAAGGCACTGCACTATAGTCTTTATTCACTTGATCACAATCTACCATCAGCTCTTCAAAACCACCCTAGTATCAGGTTCGCAGTCAGGCGACACAACTCCAGGTCGGCACATACACCTGATGTTGTTAGTCCTGTCCCTCACCAGCCAGGAGTGTGGGGGACAGGGACCCTGCGTGTTCAGGATGTGGCACGTGCCGTTGTATGGAGCTGTGCCGCGCCGGGTGGAGCAGGCTTCCACCTGGAATGCAAATATAAGGTTTCTGTTATTGATGCAATTTGTGTTGCTTCATTTAAGGATTCAGGTCTGTGATGAGTAACGAGCAACTAAGGGGTTTAATGTAGATAAAGGTACTGTCTGTGTAGGCGTTGCAAGTTGTCTGTAGTAAACCTCTTGCGCTATAAATCTCATCGCTGGGTCCTTAAGTTTTAGTAATATACCAGCATACCCGACATATGTAAACGTCAGGGTTTTATGTAGGAACATCATGGCAAATCATCTTGCCCGAAATTTATTGTTTGCGGTCATGGAACAAGatttcacaagtaacattccTTGCACCCATGTCGTCTTTCGCACAATCACAGAAAATATCCTCCTAAATTGGACCCAGAATTCGAAACAGATACCCACTATTTAGCCGTAAAGACGTATGTGCCCTAGCGAccgaaaataaattactaactCTTACCTCTCGCCGACTACAAGCGCCATTACCACAGGCACAGACACCATTATGGCTGAGTCCGTCAATAGCTGGTCTGGCCTCGAAGTCGAAGGCCACCACCTCCCCGGCGGGGCAGGGCTCGGCGGTGCCGGGACGGTAGCAGCGACGACGCTCCGGCACGTATAGCCGACCTCGAGCACATGGCACCTGGAAAGTGTAAAATTATTACTGGGTCACTTCTTTACAGATTTTATCGTGTCGTGGTCGTAATAAATAGACAGCTAGCTAGGTTCATAACTTTTCATGGCCATTATATAATTGgcacattaaaaaaatggaaACTATCCTAACAAGACTCTCTCCAGATATgcaatcagcaaaaaaatatgaaaagaacaAATCTATAATGTCGATGTTAGCATTCTAGTTTAAGTCCAGTGGTTCTTAAAGCTAGTTCTTTGGTGTCAGACGCCAGACGTTGTCCAGCTTTTGCTTTTCAGTTGGTGCATAACCACTGTTACTAAGGCCAACAGAACTATGCTTTCTCCTTCAGCTTATAAGGAATAAGGCATGACTATGCTTTCTCCTTTAACTATAGAGCAATATATTTACCTTGATACACCGTCCTCCCCTAGCGATCATCTCATCCTGAGCACACGGCCCCCTGGTATACAGCCGGTAGCAGGCGCCATCTTGCGCGCGCGCGTGGAAGGACTTGCAGCGACACTCCGCGCGAGACCCATGCGGCGCCACCTCCGCGATAGAGAATATGTGTCCTCGGGGACACGGGCCAAGGGAATCTGGAAGAATTAGGAGATAAGTAAGTTTATGATCATGTTCGGGGAAAGAAGTTGGAAAGTATTCGTTTTGATCATGTTCAGGAAGacaagtaaatatgtatagttCAGCATGTAGACATATAATTGAACACAATGATTAATGCtacaccaatttatttataCCCAAGGGAAAACAACACAGTGTACGaatatttattaacttcaaTTACTGGCTCCTACTTCTCATTTTCTTTCCGCGATTGTCACTACAAGGAAATATTTACATgtaccacattttttttactgggAATCTTAGTCAAGTAGTTTTTCCACTTCTAATATGATTCATCTGGTTTGGCTAGAGTCTAGAGTATTATGCAAACGGAATAATTGGGAAAACACTAGAGTAATCTAACCATAGGCTTAACTATATTTCAAGGCAATTCCAATTTCTTTGTTAACATTGCAATTCTTGATTGCGCAATTGCACCCAGTAAACGTTTGTGTACAAATGCTGCCCAAACTGCTATTTGGACCGTAAGATATAGTTTTACGTTTAAAAAGCAATTTGAGGAATTACTAGTTTATACTCATTTGTCAATCGGTGAGCACCCAATTAGTTGTTATACTGTTCATTAGTGTTTGTGTTTGTGTTACAAATACGATACAAATACTTAGAGAATCGTTTCACGTCAACCTTGTTTTGCCTTCAGGTAAAGAAAAAAGTTGGTACATGTATTATGTGGTGGTGGTCAGCCAAGGACAGTTACTTTTGTAAATGAAACGTTACTACTAAACAGCCTTTGCCTTTTTACAAAATCGCCGCAATGAAGTACTACTACGAACAACCCTCACGAGGATCCGTGATCAAATCATGTTTACTTCTAATGAAAATACCTATACCAGCAGCAACACATTGCACCACTAAAAGGCCAAGGCATAGTAAAATATCAAGTTTCAAACATACCTAACTCATAACAAGCACCAGTCTCATTATGATAATGCGGCAGATGAGATTCGCAGCCACACTTGGGCCCCGGCAGGAACAGCTGGCCCTTCTCGCAGGGACCCCGAGTGTAGTGCGGGTAGCAGCTACCGTCTGCCGCCCAGTAGTGGGGCCCGGAGATCGCGCACTGGAAAAAAATAGGGTATTTCTGTAGATTTCCCTGAAAATAATAGATTCGTAGATGTGGGTTTCGGAGCAAATACTTATAAACATAGATGTAGATATTGTAAAAATGACACTTGATTCAAGACGAAGATATTCCTTTTTCTTCTACTGAGTAGGAATGCGTTGACGAATAAAGTCCACCAAATACACAAAACCTAGGTCTACTAATTGAATGGAAGTTGaaatcaaaacttttatttagttAGGCATCATAGCTGCAACAATCATCTAATATGCACCATACAAAATGACGTCTTGATCGACGATCGGATCTGCGAAAACCCCCCATTCATAGCATTCCTTCCCAAAAGAAAGTAGAATTTTTACTTACAGTGCAATTCGCAATCCCATCTTCCCCAGCGTCCAACACGGACCCAGGATAGCAAGGTCCTTGAGTATTTCTATAATAACATTTGCCAGTAGCAGGCCAGTAGATCAAGGTCTCGTCCGCACACTGTTGAGGTCTCACGCACATACCCTGGCGT
This window encodes:
- the LOC110371023 gene encoding uncharacterized protein LOC110371023; its protein translation is MAAWVWLAALLCGSQAAVLPPPWADVKRNPCAALPRGWLMLYWPKDGKCYTIYKKGHPCAETQELSPGRWGGRTIAECKCPPGTAQLPHTNTCHKLFERGPCRAGEYFAPVEESFNKRGERQGMCVRPQQCADETLIYWPATGKCYYRNTQGPCYPGSVLDAGEDGIANCTCAISGPHYWAADGSCYPHYTRGPCEKGQLFLPGPKCGCESHLPHYHNETGACYELDSLGPCPRGHIFSIAEVAPHGSRAECRCKSFHARAQDGACYRLYTRGPCAQDEMIARGGRCIKVPCARGRLYVPERRRCYRPGTAEPCPAGEVVAFDFEARPAIDGLSHNGVCACGNGACSRREVEACSTRRGTAPYNGTCHILNTQGPCPPHSWLVRDRTNNIRCMCRPGVVSPDCEPDTRVVLKS